AACCACGACCTCTGGGACTAAGCAGCCGCTTATCTTTTTCGGGACTGAAGATTTCAGCTTATACAGTTTGCGTGCGCTCATCGAAAACGGATTTAATGTTGCTGCCATCGTCACCAAACCAGACACGCCGCGTGGGCGCCATCGCGTACTCACTGCACCCGCCGTCAAAGTTTACGCCGCAGAGCATAATATACCCGTATGGCAACCGACTAAACTCAAAAATATCATAAATGATATAAAATTAATAAAAAATCCTGCCGGCGTGCTTGTCAGTTACGGCAAAATTATTCCGCAAAGTGCTATCAATCTATTCACTCCTGGCATCATCAACGTCCATCCTTCTCTCCTGCCAAAGTACCGCGGTTCATCACCAATTGAGTCCGCTATTGCCAACCGCGATAAAACCACAGGCGTGACACTTATGCAGCTTACGAAAGACATGGACGCCGGACCAATTTATTATCAAATACCCTACAGCCTGAATCAATCTGAGACTCGTCCTGAGTTATACAAGACGCTCGGTCAGATCGGCGCAACAATTCTTACCACAAAGCTACCCGACATTTTAAATGGTACTCTCCAGCCGACGCCGCAAGATAGCACCAACGCCACCTACTGCCAACTGCTAAGCCGCAATGATACCAACCTTGATTTAGCTATACTTACTCCAGATCAAGCCGAGGCGCGCATTCGCGCTCATCTTGAGTTTCCGCGCTCACGTGTCGCTATTGGCTCACATAAACTCATCGTCACCAAAGCACACGCTACTATGAACGCAAAAACACCTCTTGATTTACCATGCGCAAACGGTGCATTCTTATCAGTTGACGAGCTTGTTGCGCCCAGCGGCAAAACCATGTCTGCCGACGCGTTCTTACGCGGTTATTCTATTTGATCAAAAACATAAATAAATAACCGCCTAACTATTACTAGACGGTTACTTAATGCACTATTTAGTAGTGTTTCCCTGAAATTATTTACAAAAGCGAGAATAATTCACATCTACGCAGCAGACGTGTCGCCGCCCAAAATCGCATCACGGTTCGCGATAATTTCCTGCTTCAGCTCATTCATCGTCTGCGCGACAACGTCTCGATAATTCGGGCGGTTCATTTCGAGCCACTTCAGACTTGCATATTCAGCCAGCAGCGCATCCTCCGGTATACCCTCAGGTGCGCTCGCGCGAAGCTGCTGGTACACCTTATCCTGCTCATAGTTCGGCACATTCGCCGCCAACCACTCGTTGACGCGATCGATCTTACGGTCAATAAACGACTCAAACTGATCAAGCTGCTGGTCGCTTAGCCCATCGCTCAACTTCGTACCAACGCGCATCTCCAGCTGCTCGCGAAAATGCTCCAAAAAAGCCTTTTTTTGATCATCCGGCAAGCTACCAAGCCCCACTTCTTGCAAAAAATTATCGTCTAGCTGAAACATTATCCCTCCATTTCTCTCCCTTTAGTATATAAAGCTTACGTTACTTATGCAACAAGTCCGAGTTGCTTATTAACCTCGTTACGCATGTCAATCAGCCCCCCAATATAATCATCAAATATTTCTTGCATCATATCGTGATATCCAGGGATTGCATAACGCAGCCACAGCGCCGTCGCATAAAAGCTCATCGCTTCTTCGTCGCTGTCCATCGTCTGACGCACTGCTTTGTAGTCCTCGCGCGTCGCGTAGTCGCCGTGAAATTCCTCCAACCAGCGTCGCGTGCGATCGGGGTTACTTTGCACATCTTCAAACTCAACGATTTCGTCTTCGCTCAATTTTGGCAAGAAACACTCTGCTACTCGCTGATTTAGCTCCTCTTGGATTTCTCGCTTACACTCGTCTTTTTGATTCTCTGTCATTATCGCTATATTGTAGCCAACCTTCGTCAATAAAGCATCATCGATATCAAACACTTATCATCTCCTTTTTATTTATCTTACCATCATTGCCCGAGTAAACTTTTACCCACATTGTACATACTGTATAAATAAGACACGTCGTCACGACCATCAATAAATACTTGCGCATGATCCGTACCTTTGTTGATCCATTCTATTGTATGTCCGGCTTGCTCTAAGGCATCTGTCACCTTATATATTGCTCCTGACGCTTTATCAGAACCGATCTCGTTCGCTACAATATCCCACAAAGTATCACCGTCGGGTTTACTAACGTTCGCAGCATCATGTAGCCGATCCACAAGAGACTCTGTAGGTTTCTCCGCTCCCTTCGGAATATCGTGAACCTCAACGTTACCCGGCTTCGTTCCTTTAAGGGTTACCGAAGTATCTGTACTATCCAGAAGCATATTTGCACCAAGACTTGCTAGCTTGCCTAACCCAAAGCCCAAACCGATCATCGCCACGTTCTTCCTCGCTTCTTTCATAGAACGCTTAGCATCATCATGGCTCATGCCGCGCTGCGCCTCCAGCATCCAACTGGCAAAATCTGCTATACCATCTCCAATGGCAGTATCAGGTGTAGATTGGTTCCTATAGGAATCATATTTCCGCATAACTTCTTCGCCGCTCAACTGCGCTATTGCATTTCCTTGAGCGTCTTGATGACGCTTAAGGTTTTCGTCAATAGCCGCCAGACGTGAACCACGATGGACGGCTGCACTAGTCGCAGCCGCTGCTACCCCCGTTAGAATTCCAATAGGCGCAAATACACCAGCAGTGATGCCCACACCAAAGTTCTTAGCTCGCCTTGTCCACTTGCCTCCCTTGCTTAACCACCTTCCCATAGGAACAAGGAATTTCTTGTCCATAAATCCGCGCTTCTCCTGCTGTTGCGCTATCTCATTATTGATCGCCTGGCGCACGTCTACGTCCAATAACTTATGCAGCGCGCCAACCATTAAGTCCGCTCTCATTTGAGCAGCATCTTCACTGGGAAGCACAGCCTCAGCAGCCTCAGCCCGCCTTTTTGCGATTTTTAGAGCGGACTTTTTTAATCTATTTTCCGCCTCAATAATCTCTCTTTCTCGCTTACTATGCCTTGACTCGGTTCCATTCTTTCTTCCGAATATTCGTCCAATTAATCCTTTAAGTGGACGTAGCTTTTCTGAAGCAAAGCTACCCTTAGTTTCCTCTTCAGATCTCAGCCTTGCGTAATCTGCAAGCGCAGCATTATAATCTTCTTGCTCCTGTTCACGCTCTCTTTTCGCTTGTTCCTCCTTCTCGGCTGCTTGTTCGGCCGCTGATCTTGGCGTTGACGGCGTTTGCTCGTCATCAACACCCTTATCTGATTTATCCAAGCTCTTGCTAGCCTCTGCCTCCGCTTTCCTAGACTTCTCGCCTTTATCAGTATCCCCCAGCTGTTCTTGCAGCGTATCTCTACTCTCCTCAAACATCTTTATGTGCTTTTTAAGGCTTTCTTTCAGTTCTCCACTAATAGAGTCACTATTGAGTGCATTACTACAAAAATCTAACTGCAGGTTGATAAAATTTATACTATTCTGAATCGTATTTTTATCATTCTCAGTCTCTTTAGTATTGCGATCTTTATCTACGACCGTGGACTCACTATTATCACTGCTATCGTTCTCTCTTTGCGGCTTCTGCTTATCACTGCTGCCTGAAGCCTGCGCCTCGGAACCCGGGCTTATTTCCCCTTCAAACTTAGACGGAACATTAACTGACGGTATAGACTCGTCTAAACTAAGAGCAGCTTGCGACTTAGCAAGAAAACTATTATACCGCAAAAGCTTAGCTTCAAGTTCATCGAGTTCAGACTTACTCATACTGCCTCTGCGCGCGGAAGCCTCTACCACATAACGAAGCCCTGGACTATTGTCCAATACATCACGAACAGAGCTATCAACTTCCTCTTTATCAGACGGAAGACCTTGGCGTTTGGTTGCCCTTTTTAGAACTGCGTCCACGGCACCTATGTACGTACTAGCCTCACCTCTGATTTTCTCCGACCTAGTCTTAGCTGCATCTTTTAGCGCACTCGCAATCGCCCAGGCAACTCCGTCACTATTTATAAGCTCCTGAGTTTCCTGATTGAACTTTTCTCCTTGCATCTCTTCATGAATCTTAGAGCCGCTCATTATAGATGCAGACTGTTCGGCTATTGATCTTGGCGTTGATGACGTTTGCTTGTCGTCTTCACTGCTGGATACTGACTCAGGCTGAGATTCTGGCTGCACAGTACTTGACTCGGAACTTTCCCCTTGCGTTTCTTTACCAACCTCAGAGCCGCTCATTATGGGCGTAGCCTGCTCAGCTGCCGGTCTTAACATTGATGACGTTTGCCTATCATTACTATCAGAGTCATCTCGAGCACCCTCAGGCGTAGTCTGATGACTCACATCTGATTCACCGCGGGAGTTGGCAGCGCCGCCACTAGAAGTATCATGAGCGCCACTACTGAATCCAGCTGCCTCTGCTGGAGTGATAGTTATGGCAAATCGCGAATCAGAATTGCCAATAGAGCCGGTGTCTCCACTAGAAACATCAGCGCCGGATAATAAATCTTCTACGCCTCGCTCATTGACGTTCCGACTAAATTGCCCACTTGATGGCATTTCACTGTGATTTCTAGGCATGTATTGCAATCCTTTGTTAAAACTTTACAGATTTTTATATTATACACCAACTCGCATAAAAATGCAAGCTTTTTACTCGTCCTCGCCGTCTATTATAGACGCATCCGCATAGCAGCGTCAAGAGCATTTTTACACAATCTATGGAAGTTGTTATCGCAACGTCCGTTTCACCAATTCGCGCGTAAATAACTCCAGCGTATCGCCAATCTCCAATTGGAGCTTTTTGTGTGTACGTATACTAAGCCCACACATTTCACCTTCAAACACTTCTTTCGCTTCTTGCTGTTGACGCTGCACCGACATCACCTCAACTTCAGCGATTTGCTCACTGCCACGCTTAACGCGCGCTAACGTATGCGCCATAACCTTGCCTTTTTCTACCATGCCGCCGCAGATCACTTCATCGCGCATCGTACGGAACACGCCTTTCACGTTAAGTACGCCGATCTCCGTCTCAACAACATCCGGTTCAAGCATCTGCTCCATACTTTGGCGCGCGTCGTCTAGCAGCTCATAGATAACTTTAAACAAGCGCACCTGCACGCGGTCGCGCATCGCAAGGCGCTTCACTGCCGGCGGTAAATCAATATTAAAACCGTACACGATCGCTTGCGAACTATCCGCCAAACGAATATCGCTTTCGTTAATATTGCCAACACCGCTACCGATCACGCGTAAGTTAATCGCATCGCCCGTATCCACCAAACGCAGGCTATCCATCACTGAGGTGAGAGAACCTTGCACGTCCGCTTTTACAACGACGTTAAACTCCTGGCTGTCATGCTTTCTTGTCATCATTTTTAGCAGATCAGCACCCGTCACATTGGTACTGGCAGCTTGCTTTTCAGCTTCAATCTTGGCGCGCTCCACTGCTAAGCGCGCAGTCTTTTCGTTCTTTACTACAGTGAAAATATCACCAAATTGCGGCAGCTCTTTGAATCCTGTTACGGTGACCGGTGTTGACGGACCAGCCGACTTGATTGTTTCTCCCTTGTAGTTTAGCAATGTGCGTACTTTACCATACGACGTGCCAGCTACGAGAAAATGTCCTGGCTTTAACTGTCCTTGCTCAATGAGCAAATTCACCACCGAACCGCGTCCTTTTTCCATGTGCGCCTCAATCACTAAACCCTCCGCCGGCACATCAGCGTCGGCTTTCAGTTCCTCCATATCAGCAACAAGCAGCACCATGTCGAGAAGTTTATCAAGGTTCTCGCCTGTTTTTGCACTTACCGGTACTATGATTGTATCACCACCCCATTCCTCTGGATTGAGCTGATATTCGCTTGCCAACTGTGCTTTCACGCGATCAACGTTCGCGCCTTCTTTGTCGATCTTGTTGATCGCAACAACGATCTTCGCATTGGCACTGCGGGCAAATTTAATCGCCTCAACCGTCTGCGGCATCACACCGTCATCTGCCGCCACTACAATAATTACAACGTCAGTAAGCGCCGCACCGTGTTGGCGAAGCGCTGCAAACGCTTCATGTCCTGGCGTGTCAAGCAGAGTAATCGTACGACCATTCCGCTGCGTCTGATATGCGCTAATATGCTGTGTAATACCTCCTGCTTCGCCTTCGACTACCTTCATATCAAGAATTGCGTCAAGTAGTGTCGTCTTTCCGTGGTCAACGTGCCCCATTACGGCAACGATCGGCGGGCGTACCGACGCATTTGCCGATGGTTTATGTAATCGTTGCACGGGCGACGAATCAACTTTTTTACGCCGTAGATCAACATCCAACTTTAACTCGTCAACAATAATTTCTGCCGTCTCAAAATCAATGCGCTGATTGATCGTCGCCACGATACCATTCTTGAATAATTCACCGACGAGCTGCGCAACTGGCAGATTGAGCGTTTCAGCGAGTTCTCCTACAGTAATTGAATCGGCAATCATCAATACTTTTTCAGATTTACTCATTTCTTGCTCCTTTCTGCCCGCACCTCGCCGGGACAATTATCCATGAATACCTTACATGGGTGCTATTTCTTTTTCTTATCAGTCAGCGTTAGGCTAACCTTGCGACCTTCTTTGTCAATATCCAAAATGACAAACTCTTTGCGCGCATTAAGCGTAAACACCTTCTCCGGGTCAACATCATTACCGCCGCCAATCTCTGAAACATGAACCAACGCCTCAACTGCCGGACTAATCTGCACAAATGCACCAAACGGCGTAATGCGCGTAACTGTACCCTCGACTTTATCGCCTTTCTTGAATTTGTCGACTTCATCAAGCCACGGATCCTTTGTCAGCTGCTTCATGCTTAAGCTCAGGCGCTCTTTGTCAATTGAAATAATTTTCGCCTCAACGCTTTGTCCAACCTTCACATAGTCAGATGTATTATTGACGCGCTCCCAGCTGATTTCCGAAATGTGAATCAAACCCTCAATGCCATCAACATTCACAAATGCACCAAAATCAACCACACCCGTGACTACGCCTGTAACTATATCACCAACTTTCAACTTCTCAAATCGCTCCGCTAGACCATCTTTGATCGCTTCTTTTTCCGAGAAAATCAGCTTATTCGCCTTGCGGTCACAGTCTAAGATGCGAACTCGAATCGTTTGCCCGACTAAAGCATTTAGTCGCGACAAAATTTCGTCTTTATCAGCGCTGCCAACGCGCGGATAATGCTCTGCCGACAACTGCGACACCGGCAAGAAACCGCGCACGCCTTCGTATTCTACCAGCAAACCGCCACGGTTTGCGTCGTGCGGCGTCACCTCAATAATCTCTCCAGCGTCCATCTTTGCCTGAACTTCTTCCCAGCCACGGTCTTTCGCTGCTTTACGCAGGCTCAAAAGACTATAGCCGTTATCAAGCTCCGCATCAACGACACTTGCCGCAACCTCATCGCCAACCGCCAGTTGCCGACCAAAACCAACTTCGCGGCGCGGCACAAAACCGACGCCATGCGCACCCAAATCAATCAATACTTCGTGTTTTCGCACGCTTAACACGTGCCCGGTGACCATTTCTCCCGCAACAAGCTGCTTTCCGCCATCGCCGCTCAAAAGGTCATCCATTGTAATCGTGGCTTTTGCCATAAATACTCGTTATTAGCCGCCATCTAATCGTAGAAAGCCGCCAATACTCCTTTCTTAACGTTAATATTCCCTGAAAGCACACTAAACAACTATGCCATCAACTGCTCTTTAGTATAGCGTATTTTACCTCTAGTGTCTAGATGAGTCGTCGTGAGCGAATATATGCCATACTGACACCCAATAGAATGACGCCGGCAACCGCCACGACAACTGTTTCACCAGGGCCGGTTGCCGGTAATTGGTTTGTTGCTGGCGCAGTCGACGTATGCGGCAGTCCAGAGTTTGGCGACGTACTGGTTGTCGGCGTTGTCGCTGGTGTCACGCTTGCCTGATTACTCGGCTGAGTCTGAACCGGTGCTGGCGTCGGTGTCGTCGTCGTACCTGTCTTTTGCTCAGCCTTTTCTTCGGTCGGCTTTTTATCTTCAGCTTTTTTAGTATCAGCTTTATTCTTATCCGCCTGCTGTTTTAAAACAGTATCAACTGAGTCTTTACTATTCGCTTTATCGTTTGGCGTTGATGTATTTGAATTTTTCACCTCTTCTTTTTTATTTGTGTCCGCCGCATCAGTTTTCGCCACTTCGTTTGTCTTAGCCATCTGCGTAGCGTCGCCTGTTGATGTTGTACCATGGCGCATCACATACACACCGCCAGCAAGTGCTGTTGTTAGCAACGCACCAACCAGCACGTATCCGATAATCGCTCCTTTTTCCTTCTGATGTGCCATCGCCATCTCCTTTCTAAAAAGCTCCTTTTGTTTATTATACCATCTTTTCTACATAAAAATCAACTGTGCGTAAAGGCTCACTACCTTCGCAACATCCTCTGCCTAAAAAAGCAGACTATCCTACACTAGATTAGTACCACCTAATCAGAAAGGAGTAGTCTGCTATGGCTTATTCTAACAATCCTTACGCTCCAAAGGCTAGACGAGCGGCAGTAGATCTGGTCATACGCCAAGGCATGAGTGTCGCTGAAGCTGCCCGCCGGAGCGGCGTACACCGGACGACGCTGTATCGATGGATAGAAAAAGCTAAGACCCTAGACTTAGCATGGAATGCTCATATACCGACCTTGTCTTCAGCGCCGCGGCATCATCCTCATACATTGCCAGACGAGATAGTTGCGGCTATTGTAACAGAAAGACAGCGGAGCGGCCGCGGTGCGTATTTTATTCATCTTGAGCTGCAAGAGCGCGGCGTAGCGGTATCACTCAGTAGCGTTAAGCGTACCTTGCGGCGCCAAGGTCTCACAAAAACCTATAAGCAAGTGGAAACGGCATCGGCCTTATATACCGCGCCCGCTAGCTAATAAACCAGGAGACTTAGTGCAGGCGGATACTATTCATTTCGTGCAAAGAGATGGCGGGCGCTTTTATGTCTATACACTCATAGATCTCTTTTCGCGTGCTGCCTATGCTGAGTATTCTCCCAAATGCAATCAGCGGGCGAGCTTTCATTTTGTTATGCGCGGACAAGATTATCTCGGTATCTCGCTGGCGATGCTACAAACCGACAACGGGCCAGAGTTTGGTAAATGGTTTCACGATCAACTGAATTCTAAAGGGATTGCCTTGCGCCATTCCAGAGTGCGCAAGAGTAATGACAATGCCCATATTGAGAGATTCAATCGTACTATCCAAGAGGAATGCTTATCTCCAAACATACGTGCATCAATTGTGCCGGAAAGGATTTATTGGTATCTCGCATACTACAACCAGTTCAGGCGGCACTCAAGCATTAATGGAAATTATCCGCTTGATCTATTGGATTGGCATAGCTGCTAATAAATGTGTCGCAAAGGTAGTGAGCCTGGTACGCTGTGTTATGCTAGATGTATGATAGTTACGATCGATACTGGTGGGACAAAAACGCTCGTCGCCTCGTTTGCAGACAACGGCAGAATGGGCGACTCGATCAAGTTCCCCACACCAAAAGAACCAGCTCAGTACACCGCAGAGCTAAAGCGAATTATACGCGAACGTTATACTGGCAAAAAAGTCGACGTTGTCGTGATTGCACTACCGGGAATCATTCGTAACGGTACTGCTGTTTGGTGTCAAAATCTCGGCTGGGCAAACTTCAACGCGCATACAGCACTCAAGAACCTTTTGCCGGGCGTTCCCGTGCTTATCGAGAATGACGCTAATCTTGCTGGGCTATCAGAAACGCGCGCGCTGCGCAGTATTCCCCGATCGTCACTCTACGTTACGATCAGCACCGGTATCGGGAGTGGTATCTGCACGAATGGTTATATTGACCCCGGCTTGCGTTATAGCGAAGCTGGGCGAGCACTCGTTGAATACAAAGGAAAGGTTCGGCAGTGGGAAAGCTTCGCTTCGGGGCGCGCTATCGTCCGCGATTACAAAAAATTCGCCCGCGACATTAAAAGCAAGCGTGCATGGCGACAAATCGCCGGGCGCGTGTCGCGCGGATTTTTAGCAGTCGTCCCTATCGTACAGCCCGACGTTATTATTATCGGCGGCAGCGTCGGTACATACTTTGAACGCTACGGTGAGTTTCTGTCCGAGATATTAACTGACCACTTGCCACCGCACATTCCTTGCCCAAAGATTATTCAGGCAAAGCACCCTGAAGAAGCGGTCGTGTATGGATGTTATTACTGTGGAAAAGATTACTTGGCTCTTGCCAAAACTACGCGCTAAAGCAGCAAACATACCGCATTTACAGCACCTCACCATTATCTCAGGCGAGGTGTTTTGCTGGAATCATAATGCTTGTGCTATTACATATGATGCGTCGGCTGAATATGCCGAAGCACAGCTTTTACATGAATTCGGACACGCACTGCTAAACCATAAGCAATATCTACGAGACATTGAGCTGCTCACCATGGAGCGCGGCGCATGGGATCGGGCGACTACATTGGCGCGTGAGTTTAATATTCATATATGCGAAGACTACATTGAAGAAACGCTTGATACCTACCGCGATTGGCTGCATACACGATCACTTTGCCCTCACTGCACTGCAACGGGTATACAAACCAAACGTTATCACTACCAATGCCTTGCCTGTCTACACACATGGCGAGTTAATGATGCACGCACATGTCAGCTACGACGTTATCGTGTAACAAAAAATACCCCATAGCTCGGGGTATTTTTAATACAAGCGATGCGTATTTACGCTGCAAGTGTCGCGTCGTCTTGTGCTACTTTCTTACTTTTACCACGCCGCGAAATACGACCACCCTTTGCACCGGCAATACGCGCCAACGCCGGATTCGCTGCGAAACCACCCGTACGCCCGTTGCGACCACCCTTTGCGCCAATTTTAGCGTAAAAATTAGGGTCTTTTGCTAAGTTTTTCTGTGCTGCTTTTTTGCCGCCTGCCTTTGTTCCTGCCATATATCTAATCCTCCCTGCCCTGTAGGCAATATATTAAAAGGGTTATGGAACCTCTTTACAAAAGATTGCCAAAACCCTCACGTTACCTCACATATGTTATATGTATGCTCTAATTTTAGCACAAACGCTTCAAACTGTCAATGGTTACAGAACGAAAAATTATGATATAAAAACTATTGCATATATGCGCATGGTGCGATATTATAGGTAGGCACCTGTTTGAATCTTATCAAAAACCATAAGGTTCACCACAACAATTCTCGTTTTCTGCGAGATTCGAGAATGCTGTAGTAAGCCCTCTTCGGGCTTACTTTTGGTTTACAAGACAACTTAAATTAGTTTCGCTACAACCTAAAAGAGCCGTCCTATCATAGTTAGCCGAGCAAATTTCTGACACCCAAGAAAACTAAGAGCTCACCAAGTCTTGATTATGCTAAATCAAATAGTTATAAATCATGTATATAGTTAATTTTCTATATCTTATGCTATTGTATAATCGCACCAATCGAAAAAGACCACCCTATTCGGATGGTCTTTTTATAATTCGGCACCGTGCTAGTTTCCCACTTTCGCAGTATAATCGCCGCTGAGGAGCTTAACTTCTGTGTTCGGAATGAGAACAGGTGTTTCCTCCTCGCCATGGGCACCGAAGAAAGGGGTTTAAAGC
This portion of the TM7 phylum sp. oral taxon 349 genome encodes:
- a CDS encoding S1 RNA-binding domain-containing protein; protein product: MAKATITMDDLLSGDGGKQLVAGEMVTGHVLSVRKHEVLIDLGAHGVGFVPRREVGFGRQLAVGDEVAASVVDAELDNGYSLLSLRKAAKDRGWEEVQAKMDAGEIIEVTPHDANRGGLLVEYEGVRGFLPVSQLSAEHYPRVGSADKDEILSRLNALVGQTIRVRILDCDRKANKLIFSEKEAIKDGLAERFEKLKVGDIVTGVVTGVVDFGAFVNVDGIEGLIHISEISWERVNNTSDYVKVGQSVEAKIISIDKERLSLSMKQLTKDPWLDEVDKFKKGDKVEGTVTRITPFGAFVQISPAVEALVHVSEIGGGNDVDPEKVFTLNARKEFVILDIDKEGRKVSLTLTDKKKK
- a CDS encoding transposase; amino-acid sequence: MQADTIHFVQRDGGRFYVYTLIDLFSRAAYAEYSPKCNQRASFHFVMRGQDYLGISLAMLQTDNGPEFGKWFHDQLNSKGIALRHSRVRKSNDNAHIERFNRTIQEECLSPNIRASIVPERIYWYLAYYNQFRRHSSINGNYPLDLLDWHSC
- the fmt gene encoding methionyl-tRNA formyltransferase, with product MSKITTTSGTKQPLIFFGTEDFSLYSLRALIENGFNVAAIVTKPDTPRGRHRVLTAPAVKVYAAEHNIPVWQPTKLKNIINDIKLIKNPAGVLVSYGKIIPQSAINLFTPGIINVHPSLLPKYRGSSPIESAIANRDKTTGVTLMQLTKDMDAGPIYYQIPYSLNQSETRPELYKTLGQIGATILTTKLPDILNGTLQPTPQDSTNATYCQLLSRNDTNLDLAILTPDQAEARIRAHLEFPRSRVAIGSHKLIVTKAHATMNAKTPLDLPCANGAFLSVDELVAPSGKTMSADAFLRGYSI
- a CDS encoding ROK family protein, producing the protein MIVTIDTGGTKTLVASFADNGRMGDSIKFPTPKEPAQYTAELKRIIRERYTGKKVDVVVIALPGIIRNGTAVWCQNLGWANFNAHTALKNLLPGVPVLIENDANLAGLSETRALRSIPRSSLYVTISTGIGSGICTNGYIDPGLRYSEAGRALVEYKGKVRQWESFASGRAIVRDYKKFARDIKSKRAWRQIAGRVSRGFLAVVPIVQPDVIIIGGSVGTYFERYGEFLSEILTDHLPPHIPCPKIIQAKHPEEAVVYGCYYCGKDYLALAKTTR
- a CDS encoding translation initiation factor IF-2; translated protein: MSKSEKVLMIADSITVGELAETLNLPVAQLVGELFKNGIVATINQRIDFETAEIIVDELKLDVDLRRKKVDSSPVQRLHKPSANASVRPPIVAVMGHVDHGKTTLLDAILDMKVVEGEAGGITQHISAYQTQRNGRTITLLDTPGHEAFAALRQHGAALTDVVIIVVAADDGVMPQTVEAIKFARSANAKIVVAINKIDKEGANVDRVKAQLASEYQLNPEEWGGDTIIVPVSAKTGENLDKLLDMVLLVADMEELKADADVPAEGLVIEAHMEKGRGSVVNLLIEQGQLKPGHFLVAGTSYGKVRTLLNYKGETIKSAGPSTPVTVTGFKELPQFGDIFTVVKNEKTARLAVERAKIEAEKQAASTNVTGADLLKMMTRKHDSQEFNVVVKADVQGSLTSVMDSLRLVDTGDAINLRVIGSGVGNINESDIRLADSSQAIVYGFNIDLPPAVKRLAMRDRVQVRLFKVIYELLDDARQSMEQMLEPDVVETEIGVLNVKGVFRTMRDEVICGGMVEKGKVMAHTLARVKRGSEQIAEVEVMSVQRQQQEAKEVFEGEMCGLSIRTHKKLQLEIGDTLELFTRELVKRTLR
- a CDS encoding helix-turn-helix domain-containing protein, whose product is MAYSNNPYAPKARRAAVDLVIRQGMSVAEAARRSGVHRTTLYRWIEKAKTLDLAWNAHIPTLSSAPRHHPHTLPDEIVAAIVTERQRSGRGAYFIHLELQERGVAVSLSSVKRTLRRQGLTKTYKQVETASALYTAPAS
- a CDS encoding LPXTG cell wall anchor domain-containing protein, which gives rise to MAHQKEKGAIIGYVLVGALLTTALAGGVYVMRHGTTSTGDATQMAKTNEVAKTDAADTNKKEEVKNSNTSTPNDKANSKDSVDTVLKQQADKNKADTKKAEDKKPTEEKAEQKTGTTTTPTPAPVQTQPSNQASVTPATTPTTSTSPNSGLPHTSTAPATNQLPATGPGETVVVAVAGVILLGVSMAYIRSRRLI